One genomic segment of Hevea brasiliensis isolate MT/VB/25A 57/8 chromosome 3, ASM3005281v1, whole genome shotgun sequence includes these proteins:
- the LOC110642606 gene encoding E3 ubiquitin-protein ligase PUB23-like has protein sequence MEEIDVPPFFLCPISLQIMKDPVTVPTGITYDRESIEKWLFSGKNNTCPVTKQVISDCDLTPNLTLMRLIQAWCTLNASHGIERIPTPKPPISKAQIAKLIKDATKSPQQLITCLKKLRSLATMNDTNKRSMEAAGAVEFLASIVNDLSSLSFEESTSDGDGIVVITPSDEALSILYSLQLSESGLKILIGKNGEIIQSLTNVLQNGNYESRAYAVLLLKSIFEVADPMQLINLRTQLFVEIVQVLIDQISHQASKAALKLLISLCPWGRNRIRAVEANAVSVLIDLLLDSTEKRACEMALTVLDLLCQCAEGRAELLRHGAGLAVVSKKILRVSQVASEKAVRILVSVSKFSATSGVLQEMLQIGVVAKLCLVLQVDCGRKTKDKAREVLKMHARVWKNSPCVPPNLLSFYPD, from the coding sequence ATGGAAGAGATTgatgtccctccatttttcctCTGCCCTATTTCTCTCCAAATCATGAAAGACCCAGTTACTGTGCCAACTGGGATAACCTATGATCGCGAGAGCATAGAGAAATGGCTATTCTCAGGCAAGAACAACACATGTCCAGTCACAAAACAAGTCATCTCAGATTGTGACCTAACACCAAATCTAACTCTTATGCGATTGATACAAGCTTGGTGTACTCTCAATGCTTCTCATGGAATAGAAAGAATCCCAACTCCCAAACCTCCAATCAGCAAGGCACAGATAGCTAAGCTCATTAAAGATGCCACCAAATCACCCCAGCAGCTGATCACTTGTCTAAAGAAGCTACGTTCACTAGCTACCATGAATGATACAAACAAGAGATCCATGGAGGCTGCAGGTGCTGTAGAGTTCTTGGCTTCAATTGTGAATGACTTGAGCTCTTTATCCTTTGAAGAATCAACTTCAGATGGAGATGGGATTGTGGTCATAACACCAAGTGATGAGGCCTTAAGCATTCTCTACAGTCTTCAATTATCCGAATCCGGGCTCAAGATTCTTATAGGCAAAAATGGGGAGATCATTCAGTCGTTAACCAACGTCTTGCAAAATGGGAACTACGAGTCTCGAGCTTATGCAGTGTTATTGTTGAAATCAATCTTCGAGGTTGCTGATCCAATGCAACTTATCAACCTGAGAACTCAACTCTTCGTGGAGATAGTCCAAGTTTTAATCGACCAAATCTCTCACCAAGCCTCCAAAGCTGCATTGAAACTCCTAATAAGTCTTTGTCCGTGGGGGAGAAACAGAATCAGAGCAGTTGAAGCCAACGCAGTGTCTGTTCTGATCGATCTTCTTCTTGATTCAACGGAGAAAAGGGCTTGTGAAATGGCACTAACTGTGCTGGATTTGCTATGTCAATGCGCAGAAGGCAGAGCTGAATTGTTAAGGCACGGGGCTGGGCTAGCAGTTGTTTCAAAGAAGATACTTAGAGTTTCTCAAGTGGCAAGCGAGAAAGCAGTGAGGATTCTCGTATCTGTTTCAAAGTTCTCAGCAACTTCAGGTGTTCTTCAAGAGATGTTGCAGATAGGTGTTGTAGCCAAGTTGTGTTTGGTTCTTCAAGTGGATTGTGGAAGAAAGACCAAAGACAAGGCTAGAGAGGTGCTTAAAATGCATGCTAGAGTTTGGAAAAATTCTCCTTGCGTACCTCCAAATCTGCTCTCTTTTTATCCAGATTGA
- the LOC110644054 gene encoding dof zinc finger protein DOF3.5-like codes for MDRGWKPNVEISLSCPRCGSSNTKFCYYNNYSLTQPRYFCKACRRYWTKGGSLRNVPVGGGCRKNRRGKSLRISTSDVAHSRSFGYRGAFSNKGVSSVECCSSSMTSDGSLIDLALVYANFLNPHQPPNSQSTTAATTTGFEMQELGTSDFDPSLDFTTIPNSNLESTSVQLHEDNHNSLNLAGCLATISGSYMEAPLNDNVHHLMYYCGVNSQHMHQADDNKVQQCISTHHESIHYGLPPLPGEEIGSHPQILCSNSHLMSNDHTLQVTQEPVVGPETQESNLMFGNWDPFDFSIDNTVSSNLYM; via the coding sequence ATGGACCGAGGATGGAAGCCTAATGTTGAGATATCACTAAGCTGTCCTCGGTGTGGTTCTTCAAACACTAAATTTTGTTACTACAACAACTACAGCTTAACGCAACCTCGATACTTCTGCAAAGCTTGTAGAAGGTATTGGACTAAAGGTGGATCCCTAAGGAACGTCCCCGTGGGTGGTGGTTGCAGGAAGAACAGGAGAGGGAAGTCGTTAAGGATTTCCACTTCTGATGTTGCTCACTCTAGAAGCTTCGGTTATAGGGGTGCTTTCTCTAATAAAGGGGTTTCCTCTGTTGAGTGTTGTAGCTCTTCCATGACATCTGATGGTTCACTTATTGATCTTGCACTTGTTTATGCAAATTTCTTGAATCCTCATCAGCCACCAAATTCCCAGAGTACTACTGCTGCTACTACTACTGGttttgaaatgcaagaattgggtACTAGTGATTTTGATCCATCTCTTGATTTTACTACCATTCCAAACTCAAATTTGGAATCAACTAGCGTTCAACTACATGAAGACAATCACAACAGTCTAAATCTTGCTGGGTGCCTCGCTACTATCTCTGGTTCTTACATGGAAGCTCCTTTGAATgataatgttcatcacttgatgTACTATTGTGGGGTGAACTCACAGCACATGCACCAAGCTGATGATAATAAGGTTCAACAATGCATAAGTACTCATCATGAATCAATCCACTATGGGTTGCCACCATTGCCAGGAGAGGAGATAGGCTCTCATCCACAGATATTGTGTTCCAATTCTCACTTGATGAGTAATGATCATACCCTGCAAGTGACCCAAGAGCCTGTTGTTGGACCTGAAACTCAAGAGTCTAATCTAATGTTCGGTAACTGGGATCCCTTCGATTTTTCTATTGATAATACTGTATCAAGTAATCTATACATGTAA